A single window of Crassostrea angulata isolate pt1a10 chromosome 8, ASM2561291v2, whole genome shotgun sequence DNA harbors:
- the LOC128159966 gene encoding uncharacterized protein LOC128159966 has translation MPSCPICYEETSNPHFCVPCRPIFCYKCISAWRNRTCPLCRGNIASYKPVKLASSNENDFPNYAERSKLFATVLVIIFLLVDLQSPVGFVRCVLYPPCHDLCLAMWEIIYTLAMIIFMPVKCIYRSVVEIVIYELYDILILICYTPVNIGTHLLYLPLFLYEGVKSYFFENSWAGLLQRAVHIIFILLFLDSASQTDLLQMFEKSN, from the exons ATGCCTTCCTGTCCAATTTGTTACGAGGAAACCTCTAACCCACATTTCTGCGTACCATGTAGACCCATTTTCTGTTATAAATGTATCTCTGCGTGGAGAAACAGGACTTGTCCATTATGCAGAGGAAACATCGCATCATACAAACCTGTCAAACTCGCATCTTCCAATGAAAATG ATTTTCCAAACTACGCTGAGAGGAGCAAATTGTTTGCCACTGTTTTGGTGATAATATTTCTTCTCGTAGATCTCCAAAGTCCAGTTGGATTTGTGCGCTGTGTATTGTATCCTCCGTGTCACGACTTATGTTTGGCTATGTGGGAAATCATTTACACCCTAGCAATGATAATATTTATGCCTGTTAAATGTATTTATAGATCAGTAGTCGAAATTGTTATTTAtgaattgtatgatattttaattttaatatgcTACACGCCTGTAAATATTGGGACACATTTACTTTACCTACCTTTATTCCTATATGAGGGGGTAAAATcgtacttttttgaaaatagtTGGGCTGGACTTTTGCAGAGAGCTGTacacattattttcattttattatttttagacTCAGCTTCTCAAACAGATTTGCTGCAAATGTTTGAGAAATCCAATTAA